A genome region from Salvia splendens isolate huo1 chromosome 19, SspV2, whole genome shotgun sequence includes the following:
- the LOC121780035 gene encoding DNA-directed primase/polymerase protein has translation MRLFAGKTETTMDDVDRLFQCFKCGVSPPQSAIREKRKGKRKLKQHNSPKSQEPPISANKSVNLKTAKQFSPVVFYGTPHGVPPKRPARLLKLLREIRVDLAEQTKLREDVWTTFPRQDDAMKFSKQHGNVRLFSYQDHMNGQRRFLVSSYKEFWRRYKEMSSKFRHHYEVIEEALPCHLYFDLEYNTKENVDRNGDEMVDLLLIITFDALLEKYSIQGSEDFVIELDSSTEDKFSRHLIIRLPKTAFKDNSHVGSFVAEICSRIHSYRGRDQNYNKLLISKGGNSIDSDFHLFVDTAVYSRNRCFRLPFSSKAGKNSVLLPSGRFRCKDMSEEEIFMASLICNLDVDSAKLLICKMDLDCVKALHFETEIPNDIQNHSECLGKFDINAWKTDPSTTCLMEKSPFPALDAFIIAIASNGNVPGKIRSWCWFSDYALIVYSMSRNRYCERIGREHKSNHVIYVVDLRRALYYQKCHDPDCRGYRSPLREVPEDAIPDPVSFCNLPRGNDTSFAGDEKLIDSCRKEEWWIEAVRVAEEVEKIQTALDLTEMDEASEEDENWWMAAVNIASETELRYLQGS, from the exons ATGAGGTTGTTCGCCGGGAAAACGGAAACCACCATGGATGATGTCGATCGTTTGTTCCAATGCTTCAAATGCGGAGTTTCTCCTCCCC AATCTGCTATCAGAGAAAAACGAAAAGGAAAGCGAAAGTTAAAGCAGCATAATTCACCAAAATCACAAGAACCCCCAATTTCTGCAAATAAGAGTGTGAATTTGAAAACTGCCAAACAGTTCTCTCCGGTTGTGTTCTACGGTACTCCGCATGGGGTTCCTCCGAAAAGGCCTGCTCGTTTGCTGAAGCTGTTGCGTGAAATTCGCGTTGATCTCGCCGAACAAACTAAGCTAAG GGAGGATGTTTGGACTACTTTTCCAAGGCAAGATGATGCGATGAAATTTTCTAAACAGCATGGAAATGTACGTTTGTTTAGCTACCAAGATCATATGAATGGTCAGAGGAGGTTTCTTGTTTCTTCATACAAGGAGTTCTGGCGGAG GTATAAAGAAATGAGTTCAAAATTTCGTCACCATTATGAAGTAATTGAAGAG gcACTACCATGCCACCTCTATTTTGATTTGGAGTACAATACAAAGGAAAATGTTGATAGAAATGGAGATGAAATGGTGGATCTCTTGTTAATTATCACCTTCGATGCATTACTTGAGAAGTATTCCATCCAAGGAAGCGAAGATTTTGTTATAGAGCTTGATTCATCAACTGAAG ATAAGTTCTCTCGTCATTTAATCATCCGCTTACCCAAGACTGCATTTAAAGACAATTCACATGTTGGTTCTTTTGTTGCTGAG ATATGTTCACGCATTCATAGTTACAGAGGAAGAGATCAAAATTATAACAAACTTTTAATTTCCAAGGGTGGCAATTCCATTGATAGTGATTTCCATCTTTTTGTGGATACAGCTGTTTATTCTAGGAACCGTTGTTTCCGACTACCCTTTTCGTCAAAAGCAGGGAAGAACTCGGTTCTTCTGCCCAGTGGCCGTTTTAGATGTAAGGACATG AGTGAAGAAGAAATATTTATGGCTTCTTTGATTTGCAACTTGGATGTTGATTCTGCCAAACTTCTGATCTGCAAAATGGATTTAgattgtgtgaaagccttgcATTTTGAGACCGAG ATTCCCAATGATATCCAGAATCATTCTGAATGCCTCGGAAAATTTGATATCAATGCCTGGAAAACAGATCCTTCAACAACTTGCTTGATGGAAAAATCACCATTCCCAGCTCTGGATGCTTTTATTATAGCCATTGCTTCTAATGGAAATGTACCAG GAAAAATTCGAAGCTGGTGCTGGTTTTCAGACTATGCATTGATCGTTTACAGTATGTCAAGAAACAGATATTGTGAACGAATTGGCAGAGAACATAAAAGCAATCATG TTATATATGTCGTTGACCTGAGAAGAGCTCTTTATTATCAAAAGTGCCATGATCCAGATTGCAGAG GTTATCGATCTCCACTGCGTGAAGTCCCCGAGGATGCTATTCCTGATCCAGTTTCATTCTGCAATCTTCCAAGAGGAAATGACACTAGTTTTGCTGGTGATGAGAAATTAATAGACAGCTGCAGGAAAGAAGAATGGTGGATTGAAGCTGTAAGAGTTGCAGAGGAAGTGGAAAAAATACAGACAGCGTTGGATCTTACTGAGATG GATGAAGCaagtgaagaagatgaaaacTGGTGGATGGCTGCTGTCAATATAGCATCAGAGACTGAATTGAGATACCTTCAAGGAAGCTAG